A DNA window from Selenomonas sp. oral taxon 126 contains the following coding sequences:
- a CDS encoding cysteine desulfurase has product MNGRPIVYLDNGATTQKPEAVIKAVADYCTYCNANPHRGAYELSVKATDIYETARVRTQQFIGAARSEEIIFTKNATEALNLVAYSYGRANIREGDEIVITVSEHHSNIVPWQFVAKARGAVLKYIYIEEDGNLSATDIASKITDKTKIVAVTHVSNVLGLVNDVRAIADRAHAVGAVIIVDGSQSVPHIAVDVQAMDADFFAFSGHKMLSPMGIGVLYGKYDILDAMPPFLFGGDMIEYVGEQETTYAELPAKFEAGTQNVSGASGLIAAIDYLEKVGFDRIEAIEHDLLAYALPKLRELPFVELYGCDSARDNKTGIITFNVKDIHPHDVSTILDSYGVAIRAGHHCAQPLMRYLGQNATCRASFYLYNTHEDVDQFIEALKKVRGVLGYGD; this is encoded by the coding sequence ATGAACGGTCGTCCCATTGTCTATCTCGACAACGGTGCGACGACGCAGAAGCCGGAGGCCGTCATCAAGGCGGTCGCCGACTACTGCACCTACTGCAACGCGAATCCGCATCGTGGGGCTTACGAGCTCTCGGTGAAGGCGACGGATATCTATGAGACGGCGCGCGTACGCACGCAGCAGTTCATCGGGGCGGCGCGGTCGGAGGAGATCATCTTTACGAAGAATGCGACGGAGGCGCTGAACCTCGTTGCATATAGCTATGGGCGTGCGAATATCCGCGAGGGCGATGAGATCGTCATCACGGTCTCGGAGCATCACAGCAATATTGTGCCGTGGCAGTTCGTTGCAAAGGCGCGCGGCGCGGTGCTGAAATACATCTACATCGAGGAGGACGGGAACCTTTCGGCGACAGATATTGCGTCCAAGATTACGGACAAGACGAAGATCGTCGCCGTGACGCACGTCTCCAACGTGCTCGGACTCGTGAACGATGTGCGCGCGATTGCCGACCGCGCCCATGCGGTCGGGGCGGTCATCATCGTGGACGGCTCACAGAGCGTGCCGCATATTGCGGTGGATGTGCAGGCGATGGATGCGGACTTCTTTGCATTCTCGGGGCATAAGATGCTCTCTCCGATGGGCATCGGCGTGCTCTACGGCAAGTATGATATCCTCGACGCGATGCCGCCGTTCCTCTTTGGCGGGGATATGATCGAGTATGTCGGCGAGCAGGAGACGACCTATGCGGAGCTGCCCGCAAAGTTCGAGGCGGGGACGCAGAATGTCAGCGGCGCGTCAGGGCTGATTGCGGCAATTGACTATCTCGAGAAGGTGGGTTTTGACCGCATTGAGGCGATTGAGCATGACCTTCTTGCCTACGCGCTGCCGAAGTTGCGGGAACTGCCCTTTGTGGAGCTGTATGGCTGTGACTCTGCGCGCGATAATAAGACGGGGATCATCACGTTCAACGTGAAGGACATCCATCCGCACGATGTTTCGACGATTCTTGACAGCTACGGCGTGGCGATCCGCGCAGGGCATCACTGCGCGCAGCCGCTCATGCGCTATCTCGGGCAGAATGCGACCTGTCGTGCGAGCTTCTATCTTTACAACACACATGAGGATGTCGATCAGTTCATCGAGGCGCTGAAAAAGGTTCGGGGGGTGCTTGGCTATGGCGACTGA
- the sufB gene encoding Fe-S cluster assembly protein SufB, giving the protein MEDFVPKKKTQVADIERTIYDITNEDRSAYKSQSGLTEEIIRDISAKKNDPQWMLDFRLKSLEVYHATPMPAWGPDLSALNMDEIVTYVRPDAKMVGDWNEVPEDIKDTFDRLGIPEAEKTSLAGVGAQYDSEVVYHSIQESLVKQGVVYTDMETALQEYGDIVQQYFMTLVPPKAHKFAALHGAVWSGGSFVYVPEGIKVDIPLQSYFRLNAAGAGQFEHTLIIVEKGASLHFIEGCSAPKYNVTNLHAGCVELFVKEGARLRYSTIENWSRNMMNLNTKRVKVEKDGAVEWVSGSFGSHVSMLYPTSILHGENATCEFTGITFASKGQELDTGATVIFDAPNTSANISTRSISKSGGVAIYRSGVKVTPRAVGAKCSVNCESLMLDSESRSDTLPVMDVACDAVDIGHEAKIGRISDEAIFYLMSRGIDEEEARAMIVRGFVEPIAKELPLEYAVEMNNLVNIELEGTMG; this is encoded by the coding sequence ATGGAGGATTTCGTACCAAAGAAAAAAACGCAGGTCGCCGACATCGAGCGGACGATCTACGATATTACAAACGAGGATCGTTCGGCATATAAATCGCAGTCGGGACTGACCGAGGAGATCATCCGCGACATTTCGGCGAAGAAGAACGATCCGCAGTGGATGCTGGACTTCCGTCTGAAGTCGCTGGAGGTCTACCACGCGACGCCCATGCCCGCATGGGGACCCGATCTCTCCGCGCTCAATATGGATGAGATTGTGACCTATGTGCGCCCCGATGCGAAGATGGTCGGGGACTGGAATGAGGTGCCCGAGGATATCAAGGATACGTTTGACCGTCTGGGCATCCCTGAGGCGGAGAAAACGTCGCTTGCAGGGGTCGGTGCGCAGTATGACTCCGAGGTGGTCTATCACTCGATCCAGGAGTCGCTCGTGAAGCAGGGCGTTGTCTACACGGATATGGAGACGGCTCTGCAGGAGTACGGCGACATTGTTCAGCAGTATTTCATGACGCTCGTGCCGCCGAAAGCGCATAAATTCGCCGCGCTGCACGGGGCGGTCTGGTCGGGCGGCTCGTTTGTTTACGTGCCCGAGGGGATCAAGGTCGACATCCCGCTGCAGTCCTATTTCCGTCTCAATGCGGCGGGCGCAGGGCAGTTCGAGCATACGCTCATCATTGTGGAGAAGGGCGCGAGCCTGCATTTCATCGAGGGATGTTCCGCGCCGAAGTACAATGTGACGAATCTCCATGCGGGCTGCGTCGAGCTGTTCGTCAAGGAGGGCGCACGTCTGCGCTACTCGACGATCGAGAACTGGTCGCGCAATATGATGAATCTCAATACAAAGCGCGTGAAGGTGGAGAAGGATGGCGCGGTGGAATGGGTCTCCGGTTCGTTCGGCTCCCACGTCTCCATGCTCTACCCGACGAGCATCCTGCACGGGGAGAATGCGACCTGCGAGTTCACGGGTATCACGTTCGCCTCGAAGGGTCAGGAGCTGGACACGGGTGCGACGGTGATCTTCGACGCGCCGAATACGTCGGCGAATATCAGCACGCGCTCGATCTCAAAGTCGGGCGGCGTTGCAATCTACCGCAGCGGGGTCAAGGTGACGCCGCGCGCGGTCGGGGCGAAATGCTCGGTGAACTGCGAGTCGCTGATGCTGGACTCGGAGTCGCGCAGCGATACGCTGCCCGTGATGGATGTTGCATGTGACGCGGTGGACATCGGACACGAGGCGAAGATCGGCCGCATCAGCGACGAGGCGATCTTTTATCTGATGAGCCGCGGCATCGACGAGGAGGAGGCGCGCGCGATGATTGTGCGCGGCTTCGTCGAGCCGATTGCAAAGGAGCTGCCGCTCGAGTATGCGGTGGAGATGAATAATTTGGTCAATATCGAACTGGAAGGAACAATGGGGTGA
- a CDS encoding ABC transporter substrate-binding protein, which translates to MRMTKLTKCIALGIAALGILASAGCGQQDAKGEKTYKVGIVQLVEHSALDDANRGFVDGLKARGYEEGKNLTIDRQNAQADQSNLQNIVQRFISDKVDLICAIATPAVQSAANATKDIPVVGTAVTDYVSAKVVKSNEAPGGNVTGTSDLTPIADQIDLLMKLYPNAKTIGTIYSSSEINSEIQVKAMTEYAQSKGLNVRVATISTVNDIQQAAQSIVNEVDVFYEPTDNVIASAMPTLTSVTDPAGKGVICAFAGGVTAGGLATKGIDYYKLGVQTGDMAADILEGKAKPADMKIETARDLTVVINKKNAEKIGLTIPADVLEGATIVP; encoded by the coding sequence ATGCGGATGACAAAACTCACAAAATGTATCGCACTTGGCATCGCCGCCCTCGGAATTCTGGCGTCGGCAGGCTGCGGACAGCAGGATGCGAAGGGCGAAAAGACGTATAAAGTGGGTATTGTGCAGCTCGTGGAGCACAGCGCACTCGACGATGCGAACCGGGGGTTCGTGGACGGTCTGAAGGCGCGCGGCTACGAGGAGGGGAAGAATCTCACGATTGACCGCCAGAATGCACAGGCGGATCAGTCGAACCTCCAGAACATCGTACAGCGCTTTATTAGCGACAAGGTGGATCTCATCTGCGCGATTGCGACCCCTGCGGTGCAGTCGGCGGCGAATGCAACGAAGGATATCCCCGTCGTCGGCACGGCGGTGACGGACTATGTGAGCGCAAAGGTGGTAAAGTCGAATGAGGCGCCGGGCGGCAACGTCACGGGGACGAGTGATCTCACACCGATTGCCGATCAGATCGACCTCCTGATGAAGCTTTATCCAAATGCGAAGACGATCGGCACGATCTACTCCTCGAGCGAGATCAACTCGGAGATTCAGGTCAAGGCGATGACGGAATACGCCCAGTCCAAAGGACTGAATGTGCGTGTTGCGACGATCTCGACGGTCAACGACATCCAGCAGGCGGCGCAGAGCATTGTGAACGAAGTCGATGTGTTCTATGAGCCGACGGACAACGTGATTGCCTCGGCGATGCCGACGCTCACGAGTGTCACCGATCCCGCAGGAAAAGGTGTGATTTGCGCCTTTGCCGGTGGGGTTACCGCCGGCGGGCTTGCAACCAAGGGGATTGACTACTACAAGCTCGGCGTTCAGACGGGCGATATGGCTGCGGATATCCTCGAGGGCAAGGCGAAGCCGGCAGATATGAAGATCGAGACGGCGCGCGATCTCACAGTGGTTATCAACAAGAAGAATGCGGAGAAGATCGGTCTCACGATTCCGGCAGATGTGCTGGAGGGTGCGACGATTGTGCCGTAA
- a CDS encoding TerB N-terminal domain-containing protein, with protein MTTSRDYWQSRAELFLKQARLMADYEDDYAYHGVVNQYFPTYDSLSDAELRGYFTWRTAVRRGQIEKRGMSYASLYVYELLHLIGCSSAQDAYEKLHDFCAAYCELDPQIVRYIAEWENEFIIYYGLNPDLIIVRGNGACRQQDDAVLTMLHRSEHVAEEVMAAVCVLSSYRLERSKLYRAHTDDVNVLVLRILDRVAEYYGKHRQVTFFADLIAVARTSPVRLFSSAVFQPSGEEQDRVYQMHPLRRYECVSGYWTLHSYERADGAAQRLGALLRGLDAALRAHYGIAEIQPPKLKKWQTKIIREEIDAFVAEQRAAEARRVHLDFSQLARIRADADVTQERLIVEEELPMPLLSPSQGKAAALAEILPPAAEEVAAQPEMLSAAEGAAELSAPEQRLLRTLLTNGDLAWVRAEGLMLSVLVDGLNEKLYEDFADTVIEGDPPAVVHDYLDELTERYLHGSE; from the coding sequence GTGACGACCTCACGTGATTACTGGCAGTCGCGTGCAGAGCTGTTTCTAAAGCAGGCGCGCCTGATGGCGGACTACGAGGACGACTATGCCTATCACGGCGTCGTCAATCAGTATTTCCCTACTTATGACTCGCTCTCGGATGCGGAGCTGCGCGGCTACTTTACGTGGCGGACGGCGGTTCGGCGCGGTCAGATCGAGAAGCGGGGGATGTCCTACGCGTCCCTCTATGTCTATGAGCTGCTGCATCTCATCGGATGCAGCAGTGCGCAGGATGCCTATGAGAAACTGCATGATTTCTGCGCGGCATATTGCGAGCTCGATCCGCAGATCGTGCGCTATATAGCGGAGTGGGAGAATGAGTTCATCATCTATTACGGGCTGAATCCCGATCTTATCATCGTGCGCGGAAACGGTGCGTGTCGGCAGCAGGACGATGCGGTACTCACGATGCTTCATCGTTCGGAGCACGTTGCAGAGGAGGTTATGGCTGCTGTCTGCGTGCTCTCGTCCTATCGTCTTGAGCGTTCGAAGCTCTATCGCGCCCATACAGATGATGTGAATGTACTCGTGCTCCGCATATTGGATCGCGTGGCAGAATACTACGGAAAGCATCGGCAGGTCACTTTTTTTGCCGATCTCATCGCCGTAGCGCGGACGAGCCCCGTACGACTCTTTTCCTCCGCCGTATTCCAGCCCTCGGGGGAGGAGCAGGATCGCGTCTATCAGATGCATCCTCTGCGTCGCTATGAATGTGTGAGCGGCTACTGGACACTGCACTCCTACGAGCGTGCCGACGGCGCTGCGCAGCGGCTGGGCGCACTCCTGCGCGGTTTGGATGCCGCTCTGCGTGCGCACTATGGTATCGCTGAGATTCAGCCGCCCAAGCTGAAGAAGTGGCAGACGAAGATCATCCGTGAGGAGATTGACGCCTTTGTTGCGGAGCAGCGGGCGGCGGAAGCGCGGCGTGTGCATCTGGACTTTTCGCAGCTGGCGCGCATTCGTGCGGATGCGGATGTAACGCAGGAGCGCCTTATAGTGGAGGAAGAGCTGCCCATGCCTTTGCTTTCTCCGTCACAGGGCAAAGCTGCGGCGCTTGCTGAGATTTTGCCTCCTGCGGCGGAGGAGGTTGCTGCACAGCCCGAGATGTTGTCCGCAGCGGAGGGGGCGGCAGAACTGAGTGCGCCTGAGCAGCGGCTCCTGCGTACGCTTCTGACGAATGGTGATCTCGCATGGGTGCGCGCGGAGGGGCTGATGCTCTCCGTGCTGGTGGACGGGCTGAACGAAAAATTGTACGAGGACTTTGCGGACACGGTAATCGAGGGCGATCCGCCCGCTGTTGTCCATGACTATCTGGATGAATTGACAGAGAGGTATCTGCATGGCAGCGAATGA
- a CDS encoding ABC transporter permease codes for MDLVIATAAQGVLWGLYALGVYLTYRVLDIADLTVEGSFPLGAAVAASMLVAGYAPLTAILAACAAGCISGVVTGFFCTKLKIPALLAGILTMIGLYSINLRVMGKANLPLLQQETLFTEWNIWGLDAATNILLIGTVVVVLAILLTYWFFGTELGTAIRATGANPHMIRANGVNTDVMIVLGLLLSNGLVAICGALVAQSNGFADVGMGTGTIVIGLASVIIGEVLFGTRSFKNWLISVVLGSIVYRAVIAIVLQLGMPPNDLKLFTAILVAIALSLPLIQSKYHAMKKGAE; via the coding sequence ATGGATCTCGTCATTGCGACGGCGGCGCAGGGTGTCCTCTGGGGACTCTATGCACTCGGCGTCTATCTGACTTATCGCGTATTGGATATTGCCGATCTGACGGTGGAGGGCAGCTTCCCGCTGGGCGCTGCCGTTGCCGCGTCTATGCTTGTGGCGGGCTACGCGCCGCTGACGGCGATTCTCGCCGCCTGTGCGGCGGGGTGTATCTCGGGCGTTGTCACGGGCTTTTTCTGCACGAAGCTCAAGATACCCGCATTGCTTGCAGGTATCTTGACGATGATCGGGCTGTACTCCATCAATCTGCGCGTCATGGGCAAGGCGAATCTCCCGCTCCTGCAGCAGGAAACGCTGTTCACTGAGTGGAATATCTGGGGGCTGGATGCGGCGACGAATATCCTCCTCATCGGTACGGTCGTCGTTGTGCTGGCGATTCTCCTCACGTATTGGTTCTTCGGTACGGAGCTCGGAACTGCCATCCGTGCGACGGGCGCGAACCCGCATATGATCCGTGCAAACGGTGTCAATACGGATGTCATGATTGTTCTGGGACTTCTCCTGTCCAACGGCTTGGTTGCCATCTGCGGCGCGCTTGTGGCACAGAGCAACGGCTTTGCGGATGTCGGCATGGGCACGGGCACGATCGTCATAGGTCTCGCCTCCGTTATCATCGGCGAGGTGCTCTTCGGCACGCGCAGCTTCAAGAACTGGCTGATCTCCGTTGTGCTCGGCTCGATTGTCTACCGCGCGGTCATCGCAATCGTCTTGCAGCTCGGCATGCCGCCCAATGATCTCAAGCTCTTCACGGCGATCCTCGTTGCAATCGCACTGTCGCTGCCTCTCATTCAGTCGAAATACCATGCGATGAAGAAGGGGGCAGAGTAA
- the sufU gene encoding Fe-S cluster assembly sulfur transfer protein SufU produces the protein MATEGTALGDLYTEVIGEHSRAPENKGALETATVRERGHNPSCGDEITLELEIADGIIKDGAFTGVGCAISQASTDIMIDLMRGKTVEEAERLAQLFTSMIKREVTDDAALEELDEAVALKNISNMPARVKCAVLAWHTLEDVLKEGQRS, from the coding sequence ATGGCGACTGAGGGGACGGCGCTCGGTGATCTCTATACGGAGGTCATCGGCGAGCACAGCCGTGCGCCCGAGAACAAGGGGGCACTCGAGACGGCGACCGTGCGCGAGCGCGGGCACAATCCGAGCTGCGGCGATGAGATCACGCTCGAGCTTGAGATTGCGGACGGCATCATTAAAGACGGTGCCTTTACGGGCGTTGGCTGCGCGATCTCGCAGGCGAGCACGGACATCATGATCGACCTCATGCGTGGCAAGACGGTCGAGGAGGCGGAGCGGCTTGCGCAGCTCTTCACCTCGATGATCAAGCGCGAGGTGACGGACGACGCCGCGCTCGAGGAGCTGGATGAGGCGGTGGCGCTCAAGAACATCTCGAATATGCCTGCGCGTGTGAAATGCGCAGTACTCGCATGGCATACGCTTGAAGATGTGCTGAAAGAAGGACAAAGGTCATAA
- a CDS encoding ATP-binding protein produces MAANESKKIPRRIAQTLINALKGGVVPRIGLPYITVGRRSEIEALLSDVEMIEGGGASFRFIVGRYGSGKSFLLQTIRSYVMAKNFVVVDADLSPERRLQGTRGQGLATYRELIRNMATKTTPEGGALTLILDRWISRVQQEVMTEDKLAVDDPQFSSAVDRRIASIIYGLNDLVHGFDFTRLLTLYYHAYRDGDDDMRARVARWFRGEYTTKTEARHELGVNIIITDDDWYEYLKLFAAFLRQAGYAGMLILIDELVNIYKIPHAVTRQYNYEKILTMYNDAMQGRAQYLGMILCGTPACMEDTRRGVYSYEALRSRLAEGRFAGEHRDLLSPVIRLAPLTHEEMLVLIEKLAAIHAGLYEYEQIVTQDDLADFIRIEFGRIGADTHITPREVIRDFIQVLDIIYQNPALKLADLLGSDDFSYAANEVEGAEISAQFAEFEL; encoded by the coding sequence ATGGCAGCGAATGAGTCGAAGAAAATCCCGCGCCGCATTGCGCAGACACTCATCAATGCGCTCAAGGGCGGCGTTGTGCCGCGCATCGGGCTCCCGTATATCACGGTCGGACGGCGCAGCGAGATCGAGGCACTGCTCTCCGATGTGGAGATGATCGAGGGAGGTGGGGCATCCTTTCGCTTTATCGTCGGGCGCTACGGCAGCGGGAAGAGTTTCCTGCTGCAGACGATTCGCAGCTATGTTATGGCGAAGAATTTTGTCGTTGTGGACGCCGATCTCTCGCCCGAACGCCGCCTGCAGGGGACGCGCGGTCAGGGGCTTGCAACGTACCGCGAGCTCATCCGCAACATGGCGACCAAGACGACGCCCGAGGGCGGTGCGCTCACGCTCATCCTCGACCGCTGGATCAGCCGCGTGCAGCAGGAGGTTATGACGGAAGATAAACTTGCGGTGGATGATCCGCAGTTCTCGTCGGCGGTGGATCGGCGGATTGCCTCCATCATTTACGGGCTGAATGATCTCGTGCACGGCTTTGACTTTACGCGCCTCCTCACCCTCTACTATCACGCCTATCGGGACGGCGACGATGATATGCGTGCGCGCGTCGCACGATGGTTTCGCGGGGAATATACGACGAAGACCGAGGCACGGCACGAGCTCGGTGTGAACATCATCATCACGGACGATGATTGGTACGAGTATCTAAAACTCTTTGCCGCATTCCTGCGGCAGGCGGGTTACGCGGGTATGCTCATCCTCATCGACGAGCTGGTGAACATCTACAAGATTCCGCACGCAGTTACGCGGCAGTACAACTACGAGAAGATCCTCACGATGTATAACGACGCGATGCAGGGGCGCGCGCAGTACCTCGGCATGATTCTCTGCGGCACGCCCGCGTGCATGGAGGACACGCGGCGCGGCGTCTACAGCTACGAGGCACTGCGCTCGCGGCTTGCCGAGGGGCGGTTTGCAGGGGAGCACCGCGATCTGCTCTCGCCCGTGATACGGCTTGCGCCGCTGACGCATGAGGAGATGCTCGTGCTGATTGAAAAGCTCGCCGCCATCCATGCAGGACTCTACGAATACGAGCAGATTGTCACGCAGGACGATCTCGCGGACTTCATCCGCATCGAGTTCGGGCGAATCGGCGCAGATACGCATATCACACCGCGTGAAGTCATCCGTGACTTCATTCAGGTGCTCGACATCATCTATCAGAATCCTGCGCTGAAACTCGCCGATCTCCTCGGCTCGGACGATTTTTCCTACGCCGCGAACGAGGTGGAGGGCGCGGAGATCAGCGCGCAGTTCGCGGAGTTCGAGCTATGA
- a CDS encoding SufB/SufD family protein: MAMQDVFSRIPMPTWRWLGVNDLPMPARLADTRDKIRLSAAAGERVQHVVELRENGAQEIYVDVAEGAEASLTYIQFAPTDAPAASRIHANVARGGLFSCTLVEAGAAHTASELRVTLAGDEARADVWGLYFGDDTRKIDLNYVIRQEGRRTDANMQVRGALLGRSVKTFRGTLDFVQGARGSVGKEDEEVMILSPHARNRSVPLMLSHEGDVDGHHAVSIGRMDEEKLFYLMSRGLDDRAAHQLIVEASFEPVLARIESDELRAEIGSYLERRLLGGTQE, encoded by the coding sequence ATGGCAATGCAGGACGTATTCAGCCGTATCCCCATGCCGACATGGCGCTGGCTGGGGGTCAACGATCTCCCCATGCCTGCGAGGCTTGCGGATACAAGAGATAAGATACGCCTCTCTGCGGCGGCAGGGGAGCGCGTGCAGCATGTTGTGGAGCTGCGCGAAAACGGCGCACAGGAGATCTATGTGGATGTTGCGGAGGGGGCGGAAGCCTCGCTCACGTACATCCAGTTCGCACCGACGGACGCACCTGCGGCGAGCCGCATTCATGCAAATGTGGCGCGGGGGGGGCTCTTCTCCTGCACGCTGGTCGAGGCGGGCGCGGCACATACGGCGTCGGAGCTGCGCGTGACGCTGGCGGGCGATGAGGCGCGTGCGGATGTCTGGGGGCTCTACTTTGGCGACGATACGCGCAAGATCGATCTGAACTATGTCATACGGCAGGAGGGGCGGCGCACGGATGCGAATATGCAGGTACGCGGTGCACTCCTGGGTCGCAGTGTCAAGACGTTCCGCGGCACGCTCGACTTCGTGCAGGGCGCGCGAGGCTCGGTCGGCAAGGAGGACGAGGAGGTCATGATCCTCTCGCCCCATGCGCGCAACCGCAGCGTGCCGCTCATGCTCTCACACGAGGGCGATGTGGACGGACACCATGCGGTGAGCATCGGGCGGATGGATGAGGAGAAGCTCTTCTATCTGATGAGCAGGGGGCTCGATGATCGTGCGGCACACCAGCTGATCGTCGAGGCATCCTTTGAGCCGGTGCTGGCGCGTATCGAGAGTGATGAGCTGCGCGCGGAGATCGGCAGCTACCTTGAGAGGAGACTTTTGGGTGGAACGCAGGAATAA
- a CDS encoding ABC transporter substrate-binding protein, translating to MRMTTAMKAIAFGIAVLGLGVTAGCGGDQQASGEKSYKIGIVQLVEHNALDAANRGFVDGLKARGYEEGKNLTIDRQNAQADQSNLQNIAQRFVSDKVDLICAIATPAAQSVANATKDIPIVGTAITDYVSAKLAQTNEKPGANITGTSDLNPIHEQIDLLMKLYPNAKTIGTIYSSSEVNSEIQIKEMTAYAESKGLTVRAATVSTVNDIQQAAQSLVGEVDVFYEPTDNVISSSIPTLVSVTDAAGKAVICAEPFMVTGGCLATYGIDYYKLGVQTGDMAADILEGKSKPADMPIQTARDLTLVISKSNAAKLGLTIPEDVLKDATLVD from the coding sequence ATGCGGATGACAACGGCAATGAAAGCCATCGCTTTTGGCATTGCGGTGCTCGGACTCGGCGTGACGGCGGGCTGCGGCGGCGATCAGCAGGCAAGTGGTGAGAAGTCGTATAAGATCGGCATTGTCCAGCTGGTCGAGCACAACGCTCTCGATGCGGCGAATCGTGGGTTCGTGGATGGACTCAAGGCGCGCGGCTACGAGGAGGGGAAGAATCTCACGATCGACCGCCAGAATGCACAGGCGGATCAGTCGAATCTCCAGAACATCGCGCAGCGCTTTGTCAGCGACAAGGTGGATCTCATCTGTGCGATTGCGACCCCTGCGGCGCAGTCCGTGGCAAATGCAACGAAGGATATCCCCATCGTCGGCACGGCAATCACGGACTATGTGAGCGCAAAGCTCGCGCAGACGAACGAGAAGCCAGGCGCGAATATCACGGGGACGAGCGATCTCAACCCCATCCATGAGCAGATTGACCTGCTCATGAAGCTCTATCCGAACGCAAAGACGATCGGCACGATCTACTCCTCGAGCGAGGTCAACTCCGAGATTCAGATCAAGGAGATGACGGCATACGCAGAGTCGAAGGGGCTGACGGTGCGCGCGGCGACGGTCTCGACGGTCAACGATATTCAGCAGGCGGCACAGAGCCTCGTCGGCGAGGTAGATGTGTTCTATGAGCCAACGGACAATGTCATTTCCTCCTCCATTCCGACGCTTGTGAGCGTGACGGATGCGGCGGGGAAGGCGGTCATCTGCGCTGAGCCGTTCATGGTGACGGGCGGCTGCCTCGCGACGTACGGCATTGACTACTACAAGCTCGGCGTTCAGACGGGCGATATGGCGGCGGACATTCTCGAGGGCAAGTCGAAGCCTGCGGATATGCCGATTCAGACGGCGCGCGATCTGACGCTCGTTATCAGCAAGAGCAATGCGGCAAAGCTCGGGCTGACGATTCCGGAGGACGTGCTGAAGGACGCCACTCTGGTGGACTGA
- a CDS encoding ABC transporter ATP-binding protein, whose protein sequence is MLRIEDIKKTFNPGTITEKKALSGITLHLQPGDFVTVIGGNGAGKSTLMNAIAGAISVDTGKISIAGEDITKWPEHRRAKFIGRVFQDPMMGTAARMMIEENLAIAARRGQTPTLRWGSTSEMREVFREKLARLKLGLEDRLSSRVGLLSGGQRQALTLLMATLVKPNLLLLDEHTAALDPKTAAKVLELTQQIVAEDQLTTLMITHNMKDALRYGNRLIMLHEGRILFDVPQEKKEGLTTRDLLSMFEQAAGSELANDSLLLS, encoded by the coding sequence ATGCTGCGCATTGAGGATATCAAAAAGACGTTCAACCCGGGGACGATTACGGAGAAAAAGGCGCTCTCGGGCATCACGCTCCACCTGCAGCCCGGCGATTTCGTCACTGTGATCGGCGGTAACGGTGCGGGCAAGTCGACGCTGATGAATGCGATCGCGGGGGCAATCTCTGTGGACACGGGGAAGATCTCCATCGCGGGCGAGGACATTACAAAGTGGCCGGAACACCGCCGTGCGAAGTTCATCGGGCGCGTTTTCCAAGATCCAATGATGGGGACGGCGGCGCGCATGATGATCGAGGAGAACCTCGCCATTGCCGCACGGCGCGGGCAGACGCCGACGCTGCGCTGGGGCTCGACGAGCGAGATGCGCGAGGTGTTCCGCGAGAAGCTGGCGCGCCTCAAGCTCGGTCTCGAAGATCGCCTCTCCTCGCGCGTGGGGCTGCTCTCGGGCGGACAGCGTCAGGCGCTGACGCTGCTTATGGCAACGCTTGTGAAGCCGAATCTGCTGCTGCTCGATGAGCATACGGCTGCGCTTGATCCGAAGACGGCGGCGAAGGTGCTCGAGCTGACGCAGCAGATCGTCGCGGAGGATCAGCTCACGACTCTCATGATTACGCACAATATGAAGGACGCGCTGCGCTACGGCAACCGCCTCATCATGCTGCACGAGGGGCGCATTCTCTTCGATGTGCCGCAGGAGAAGAAGGAGGGGCTCACGACGCGCGACCTCCTGTCGATGTTCGAGCAGGCGGCGGGCAGCGAGCTCGCTAATGACAGTCTACTCCTAAGCTAA